In Bombus affinis isolate iyBomAffi1 chromosome 8, iyBomAffi1.2, whole genome shotgun sequence, the following proteins share a genomic window:
- the LOC126919642 gene encoding uncharacterized protein LOC126919642 isoform X4, whose amino-acid sequence MMQELAQATFTYEQFPEVMSMLWKRMLQENKRNWRRTYKSLLLLNYLVRNGSERVVTSSREHIYDLRSLENYTCIDEFGKDQGINIRHKVRELIDFIQDDDKLREERKKAKKNKDKYVGLSSEAMGMRFGGGDRWTDRLKWDKTNADSYNDWDRDSRGKGFEDTNNSDDGEREDSDNDVHPSPKRGGREYRDTMDSMDRVNKTITSTTSTNASPARVTRTIKKVDLGAAANYGREQSNNGISGSQNSSLSTKQKNKNDILNDIFDAQNENNTKSTVDDDDDDFNPRANTQPSVQTQNANTDFGDFTSAFGSPTVKTKDNSDEFADFTSAFNSSVAISNPPVQPQLPQTQVNLIGATIPNINSSVTDNVNNAMFINAQSLSTSSFTTMPSTNTLPQNSSMSSNLLDTLQPQILNNQQSLNNNTAASNSDLLSDLDSLNTLTTGSMDRRVNNTNNTNLFLNMNSTSATASHGATKVEKSITSAENLSKCAAIRLLEELCSMGPIKSHNNLEKLKLYISEYIKFLPGPLTPQNYCNLDFYPEIDSMLHGKILQEIIEKFDHNWPLQGNILDPVLKQLMIIDGATLPILAESLIALVFALKETENERNIFIISIILEQLVKSDSLFSAIVNACKYRIRNVIQEEEFNETWRNVVQILISLPNRVANKLKDKIFDSFLPQTYLKIISFHIARAISFINIGLHYDIKPELKLLSILISKLIITTKSENLLSFTNILAEWCFENKNNERDFIQNILEILDTSSIEPVAVLFLKHCDVNLGVHKIFGDVLLNSNWKYTLTTKIPLMCYYNDDSLVINLISYLAQFLDKNGILIELLMKLLDVWGDKSALNHTSIEQHKYITKLIITCVRKSKSYLSKDDKDNIQRLLFSGISIHLESTHIILRAIGMSVGEIFIDELSESDTAPKLSFEYNNMPDEVIDLVQSLKNLALEIKNVKKEEDIKKSKLIVKDIEFNTLGDRKLYELGVECNVLPKLSTKVDNNKAEQITVIANSNEPTVFGKQILEDDAKDKNNIKSDAELDSDDDLVPYDMSHDTKASEKLRPAYLRDLRDNLVNEKSSSNPDVFSESLEVCEELILSQLPNDDVSFAIELLELLVTLKESCYVENFELLTFKACVAIMTVYPKECAKFICEQFYLPVDKYSVNQRLFFLDILAESARRLSTISIHENKEDTINEPKIKQRTRETSNKVSLFINTEKSQQYKILYSDDFDDFDDFAKSEDQMKNWQEIVDRRIESNTKRYAHSTKALKTFKNKFGNVASSFFYPLLHGFGKQDTCLNSGLQIFTDQENILLIRFLKTLSTIMIAAQNCLLAPKMGKEILELSWILRFHDQAKVRIAVIENIAAVVIAIPKHTIINELFETIIEIRLWLLDLSQNIISGDHDKECRSLGTKVVSLIDSIIGSTFNI is encoded by the exons ATGATGCAAGAACTGGCTCAGGCTACATTCACATATGAGCAATTTCCTGAGGTAATGTCCATGCTGTGGAAAAGGATGTTGCAAGAAAATAAACGGAATTGGCGCCGAACGTATAAG tCTCTTTTGTTATTGAATTACCTAGTTCGCAATGGGTCAGAACGAGTGGTCACATCATCTAGAGAACATATCTATGATCTCAGGTCTTTAGAAAATTATACATGTATCGATGAGTTTGGAAAAGATCAGGGGATTAATATTAGGCATAAAGTCAGAGAATTGATTGATTTTATTCAGGATGATGATAAATTaagggaagaaagaaaaaaagctaagaaaaataaagataaatatgTAGGTTTATCAAGTGAAGCAATGGGTATGAGATTTGGTGGTGGGGATAGATGGACAGATAGGCTAAAATGGGATAAAACTAATGCTGATTCATATAATGATTGGGATCGAGACAGTAGAGGAAAAGGTTTTGAGGATACAAATAATAG TGATGACGGTGAAAGAGAAGATTCTGATAATGATGTTCATCCCAGTCCAAAAAGAGGAGGAAGAGAATACAGGGATACAATGGATAGCATGGATCGCGTTAATAAAACTATTACATCTACAACTTCAACAAATGCTTCTCCAGCAAGAGTGACAAGAACTATTAAAAAGGTAGATTTAGGGGCTGCAGCAAATTATGGAAGAGAACAATCTAAT AATGGTATATCTGGATCACAAAATAGTTCTTTATCCACTAAACAGaagaataaaaatgatattcTAAATGATATTTTTGATGCTCAAAATGAGAATAATACCAAATCAACTgtcgatgatgatgatgatgattttAATCCAAGAGCAAATACTCAGCCTAGTGTACAAACTCAAAATGCAAATACAGATTTTGGGGATTTTACTAGTGCATTTGGCAGTCCTACAGTAAAAACGAAAGATAACAGTGATGAATTTGCAGATTTTACATCAGCTTTTAACTCTTCTGTTGCAATATCTAATCCCCCAGTGCAGCCACAACTGCCACAGACACAAGTAAATTTAATAGGCGCAACAATACCAAATATTAATAGTTCAGTAACAGATAATGTAAATAATGCGATGTTTATCAATGCCCAATCATTAAGCACTTCTTCTTTTACAACTATGCCTTCTACAAATACACTTCCCCAAAATTCTAGTATGAGTAGTAATCTACTTGATACTTTACAACCACAAATACTTAATAACCAGCAATCATTGAACAATAATACAG CAGCTTCAAATTCAGATCTTTTATCGGACTTAGATAGCTTAAATACTTTGACTACTGGCTCTATGGATAGGCGGGTAAATAATACCAACAATACTAATCTCTTTTTAAACATGAATTCAACATCTGCCACAGCTAGCCATGGAG CAACCAAGGTGGAAAAAAGCATCACTTCAGCTGAAAATCTTTCAAAATGTGCTGCAATTCGACTTTTGGAAGAATTGTGTTCCATGGGTCCTATCAAAAGTCATAATAACTTGGAAAAGctgaaattatatatttctgaatatattaaatttttaccgGGTCCGCTTACTCCACAAAACTACTGCAATCTCGATTTTTATCCAGAAATTGATTCTATGTTACATGGAAAAATTTTACAAGAAATTATCGAAAAATTCGATCATAATTGGCCATTACAAGGAAATATTTTAGATCCAGTACTTAAGCAATTGATGATTATTGATGGTGCTACATTACCAATATTAGCTGAGTCTTTAATTGCTTTAGTTTTTGCTTTGAAAGAAACAGAAAATGAGAGAAACATTTTTAtcatttcaataattttggaaCAATTAGTGAAAAGTGATTCTTTGTTTTCCGCAATAGTAAATGCATGCAAATATCGAATTCGAAACGTGATTCAAGAAGaagaatttaatgaaacatGGCGAAATGTGGTGCAAATTTTAATCTCGTTGCCTAATCGCGTAGCTAATAAATTGaaagataaaatatttgatagTTTTCTCCCTCAAACATATCTTAAAATTATAAGCTTCCATATTGCTCGTGCAATATCCTTCATAAATATTGGACTACATTATGATATCAAACCAGAATTAAAATTACTCTCAATTTTAATTAGTAAACTGATAATCACTACAAAGTCAGAGAATTTATTATCATTTACCAATATTTTAGCAGAATGgtgttttgaaaataaaaataatgaacGAGATTTCATTCAAAATATACTAGAAATTCTAGATACATCTAGCATAGAACCAGTAGCTGTATTATTTTTGAAACATTGCGATGTAAATCTTGGAGTCCATAAAATTTTTGGTGATGTATTATTAAATTCAAATTGGAAATATACTTTAACAACGAAAATTCCTTTAATGTGTTATTATAATGATGACAGCTTAGTAATAAATTTAATCTCATACCTAGCACAATTTTTAGATAAAAATGGTATTTTGATCGAATTACTTATGAAACTTTTAGATGTATGGGGTGATAAAAGTGCTTTAAATCATACCTCTATAGAGCAAcataaatatattacgaaattaaTTATTACGTGCGTAAGAAAATCTAAAAGTTATTTAAGCAAGGAtgataaagataatattcaaaGATTATTGTTCTCTGGTATATCTATTCATCTCGAATCTACACATATTATTTTAAGAGCAATAGGGATGTCTGTTGGTGAAATTTTCATTGATGAATTATCTGAGTCAGATACTGCACCAAAGCTTTCTttcgaatataataatatgcCTGACGAAGTAATAGATTTAGTACAATCTTTAAAAAACTTAGCTTTGGAAATAAAAAACGTAAAGAAGGAAGAAGATATTAAAAAGAGTAAACTAATTGTTAAAGATATTGAGTTTAACACATTGGGTGATAGGAAATTGTATGAATTAGGTGTTGAATGTAATGTTTTACCTAAACTAAGTACAAAAGTAGATAATAATAAAGCTGAGCAAATCACGGTTATAGCAAATTCAAACGAACCGACTGTGTTCGGTAAACAAATCTTGGAAGATGAtgcaaaagataaaaataatattaaaagtgATGCAGAATTGGATAGTGACGACGATTTGGTACCATATGATATGTCTCATGATACAAAAGCTAGTGAAAAATTACGACCAGCATACTTGCGGGATCTACGTGATAATTTAGTAAATGAAAAAAGTTCTTCAAATCCAGATGTTTTTTCAGAGTCCTTAGAAGTTTGTGAAGAACTTATATTATCACAATTACCAAATGATGATGTATCTTTTGCAATTGAATTATTAGAACTTCTTGTTACACTTAAAGAATCCTGTTATGTAGAAAATTTTGAATTATTAACATTCAAAGCTTGTGTAGCTATAATGACTGTTTATCCCAAAGAATGTGCTAAATTTATATGCGAACAGTTTTACTTGCCAGTAGATAAATATTCTGTAAATCAACGATTATTTTTCCTTGATATATTGGCAGAATCAGCAAGAAGATTATCAACTATTTCAATTCACGAAAATAAGGAAGATACAATTAATGAACctaaaataaaacaaagaacaagaGAAACTTCGAACAAAGTGTCACTTTTCATTAATACCGAAAAAAGTCAACAATACAAGATACTATACAGTGATGACTTTGATGACTTTGATGACTTTGCAAAGTCGGAAGATCAAATGAAAAATTGGCAGGAAATTGTTGATAGAAGAATTGAATCAAATACAAAAAGATATGCTCATAGTACAAAAGCTCtcaaaacatttaaaaataaatttggaaATGTTGCATCTTCATTTTTTTATCCATTACTTCATGGCTTTGGCAAACAAGATACTTGTTTGAACAGTGGATTACAAATTTTCACAGATcaagaaaatattttactaaTTCGATTTTTGAAAACTTTGTCTACTATAATGATAGCAGCACAGAATTGTTTATTAGCCCCTAAAATGGGAAAAGAAATATTAGAATTATCATGGATTCTGAGATTCCATGATCAAGCAAAAGTTAGAATCGCAGTGATAGAAAATATTGCAGCTGTAGTTATTGCAATACCGAAACATACGATTATAAATGAATTATTTGAAACCATTATTGAAATACGATTGTGGCTTTTAGATCTATCTCAAAATATAATCAGTGGTGATCATGACAAAGAATGTAGAAGTTTAGGTACTAAAGTAGTGTCTTTGATTGATTCTATTATAGGTTCAACAttcaatatataa
- the LOC126919642 gene encoding uncharacterized protein LOC126919642 isoform X3 translates to MNYTETEAKVREATNDDAWGPTGAMMQELAQATFTYEQFPEVMSMLWKRMLQENKRNWRRTYKSLLLLNYLVRNGSERVVTSSREHIYDLRSLENYTCIDEFGKDQGINIRHKVRELIDFIQDDDKLREERKKAKKNKDKYVGLSSEAMGMRFGGGDRWTDRLKWDKTNADSYNDWDRDSRGKGFEDTNNSDDGEREDSDNDVHPSPKRGGREYRDTMDSMDRVNKTITSTTSTNASPARVTRTIKKVDLGAAANYGREQSNNGISGSQNSSLSTKQKNKNDILNDIFDAQNENNTKSTVDDDDDDFNPRANTQPSVQTQNANTDFGDFTSAFGSPTVKTKDNSDEFADFTSAFNSSVAISNPPVQPQLPQTQVNLIGATIPNINSSVTDNVNNAMFINAQSLSTSSFTTMPSTNTLPQNSSMSSNLLDTLQPQILNNQQSLNNNTAASNSDLLSDLDSLNTLTTGSMDRRVNNTNNTNLFLNMNSTSATASHGATKVEKSITSAENLSKCAAIRLLEELCSMGPIKSHNNLEKLKLYISEYIKFLPGPLTPQNYCNLDFYPEIDSMLHGKILQEIIEKFDHNWPLQGNILDPVLKQLMIIDGATLPILAESLIALVFALKETENERNIFIISIILEQLVKSDSLFSAIVNACKYRIRNVIQEEEFNETWRNVVQILISLPNRVANKLKDKIFDSFLPQTYLKIISFHIARAISFINIGLHYDIKPELKLLSILISKLIITTKSENLLSFTNILAEWCFENKNNERDFIQNILEILDTSSIEPVAVLFLKHCDVNLGVHKIFGDVLLNSNWKYTLTTKIPLMCYYNDDSLVINLISYLAQFLDKNGILIELLMKLLDVWGDKSALNHTSIEQHKYITKLIITCVRKSKSYLSKDDKDNIQRLLFSGISIHLESTHIILRAIGMSVGEIFIDELSESDTAPKLSFEYNNMPDEVIDLVQSLKNLALEIKNVKKEEDIKKSKLIVKDIEFNTLGDRKLYELGVECNVLPKLSTKVDNNKAEQITVIANSNEPTVFGKQILEDDAKDKNNIKSDAELDSDDDLVPYDMSHDTKASEKLRPAYLRDLRDNLVNEKSSSNPDVFSESLEVCEELILSQLPNDDVSFAIELLELLVTLKESCYVENFELLTFKACVAIMTVYPKECAKFICEQFYLPVDKYSVNQRLFFLDILAESARRLSTISIHENKEDTINEPKIKQRTRETSNKVSLFINTEKSQQYKILYSDDFDDFDDFAKSEDQMKNWQEIVDRRIESNTKRYAHSTKALKTFKNKFGNVASSFFYPLLHGFGKQDTCLNSGLQIFTDQENILLIRFLKTLSTIMIAAQNCLLAPKMGKEILELSWILRFHDQAKVRIAVIENIAAVVIAIPKHTIINELFETIIEIRLWLLDLSQNIISGDHDKECRSLGTKVVSLIDSIIGSTFNI, encoded by the exons ATGAATTACACGGAAACAGAAGCCAAAGTTCGAGAGGCAACAAATGACGATGCTTGGGGCCCAACCG GTGCAATGATGCAAGAACTGGCTCAGGCTACATTCACATATGAGCAATTTCCTGAGGTAATGTCCATGCTGTGGAAAAGGATGTTGCAAGAAAATAAACGGAATTGGCGCCGAACGTATAAG tCTCTTTTGTTATTGAATTACCTAGTTCGCAATGGGTCAGAACGAGTGGTCACATCATCTAGAGAACATATCTATGATCTCAGGTCTTTAGAAAATTATACATGTATCGATGAGTTTGGAAAAGATCAGGGGATTAATATTAGGCATAAAGTCAGAGAATTGATTGATTTTATTCAGGATGATGATAAATTaagggaagaaagaaaaaaagctaagaaaaataaagataaatatgTAGGTTTATCAAGTGAAGCAATGGGTATGAGATTTGGTGGTGGGGATAGATGGACAGATAGGCTAAAATGGGATAAAACTAATGCTGATTCATATAATGATTGGGATCGAGACAGTAGAGGAAAAGGTTTTGAGGATACAAATAATAG TGATGACGGTGAAAGAGAAGATTCTGATAATGATGTTCATCCCAGTCCAAAAAGAGGAGGAAGAGAATACAGGGATACAATGGATAGCATGGATCGCGTTAATAAAACTATTACATCTACAACTTCAACAAATGCTTCTCCAGCAAGAGTGACAAGAACTATTAAAAAGGTAGATTTAGGGGCTGCAGCAAATTATGGAAGAGAACAATCTAAT AATGGTATATCTGGATCACAAAATAGTTCTTTATCCACTAAACAGaagaataaaaatgatattcTAAATGATATTTTTGATGCTCAAAATGAGAATAATACCAAATCAACTgtcgatgatgatgatgatgattttAATCCAAGAGCAAATACTCAGCCTAGTGTACAAACTCAAAATGCAAATACAGATTTTGGGGATTTTACTAGTGCATTTGGCAGTCCTACAGTAAAAACGAAAGATAACAGTGATGAATTTGCAGATTTTACATCAGCTTTTAACTCTTCTGTTGCAATATCTAATCCCCCAGTGCAGCCACAACTGCCACAGACACAAGTAAATTTAATAGGCGCAACAATACCAAATATTAATAGTTCAGTAACAGATAATGTAAATAATGCGATGTTTATCAATGCCCAATCATTAAGCACTTCTTCTTTTACAACTATGCCTTCTACAAATACACTTCCCCAAAATTCTAGTATGAGTAGTAATCTACTTGATACTTTACAACCACAAATACTTAATAACCAGCAATCATTGAACAATAATACAG CAGCTTCAAATTCAGATCTTTTATCGGACTTAGATAGCTTAAATACTTTGACTACTGGCTCTATGGATAGGCGGGTAAATAATACCAACAATACTAATCTCTTTTTAAACATGAATTCAACATCTGCCACAGCTAGCCATGGAG CAACCAAGGTGGAAAAAAGCATCACTTCAGCTGAAAATCTTTCAAAATGTGCTGCAATTCGACTTTTGGAAGAATTGTGTTCCATGGGTCCTATCAAAAGTCATAATAACTTGGAAAAGctgaaattatatatttctgaatatattaaatttttaccgGGTCCGCTTACTCCACAAAACTACTGCAATCTCGATTTTTATCCAGAAATTGATTCTATGTTACATGGAAAAATTTTACAAGAAATTATCGAAAAATTCGATCATAATTGGCCATTACAAGGAAATATTTTAGATCCAGTACTTAAGCAATTGATGATTATTGATGGTGCTACATTACCAATATTAGCTGAGTCTTTAATTGCTTTAGTTTTTGCTTTGAAAGAAACAGAAAATGAGAGAAACATTTTTAtcatttcaataattttggaaCAATTAGTGAAAAGTGATTCTTTGTTTTCCGCAATAGTAAATGCATGCAAATATCGAATTCGAAACGTGATTCAAGAAGaagaatttaatgaaacatGGCGAAATGTGGTGCAAATTTTAATCTCGTTGCCTAATCGCGTAGCTAATAAATTGaaagataaaatatttgatagTTTTCTCCCTCAAACATATCTTAAAATTATAAGCTTCCATATTGCTCGTGCAATATCCTTCATAAATATTGGACTACATTATGATATCAAACCAGAATTAAAATTACTCTCAATTTTAATTAGTAAACTGATAATCACTACAAAGTCAGAGAATTTATTATCATTTACCAATATTTTAGCAGAATGgtgttttgaaaataaaaataatgaacGAGATTTCATTCAAAATATACTAGAAATTCTAGATACATCTAGCATAGAACCAGTAGCTGTATTATTTTTGAAACATTGCGATGTAAATCTTGGAGTCCATAAAATTTTTGGTGATGTATTATTAAATTCAAATTGGAAATATACTTTAACAACGAAAATTCCTTTAATGTGTTATTATAATGATGACAGCTTAGTAATAAATTTAATCTCATACCTAGCACAATTTTTAGATAAAAATGGTATTTTGATCGAATTACTTATGAAACTTTTAGATGTATGGGGTGATAAAAGTGCTTTAAATCATACCTCTATAGAGCAAcataaatatattacgaaattaaTTATTACGTGCGTAAGAAAATCTAAAAGTTATTTAAGCAAGGAtgataaagataatattcaaaGATTATTGTTCTCTGGTATATCTATTCATCTCGAATCTACACATATTATTTTAAGAGCAATAGGGATGTCTGTTGGTGAAATTTTCATTGATGAATTATCTGAGTCAGATACTGCACCAAAGCTTTCTttcgaatataataatatgcCTGACGAAGTAATAGATTTAGTACAATCTTTAAAAAACTTAGCTTTGGAAATAAAAAACGTAAAGAAGGAAGAAGATATTAAAAAGAGTAAACTAATTGTTAAAGATATTGAGTTTAACACATTGGGTGATAGGAAATTGTATGAATTAGGTGTTGAATGTAATGTTTTACCTAAACTAAGTACAAAAGTAGATAATAATAAAGCTGAGCAAATCACGGTTATAGCAAATTCAAACGAACCGACTGTGTTCGGTAAACAAATCTTGGAAGATGAtgcaaaagataaaaataatattaaaagtgATGCAGAATTGGATAGTGACGACGATTTGGTACCATATGATATGTCTCATGATACAAAAGCTAGTGAAAAATTACGACCAGCATACTTGCGGGATCTACGTGATAATTTAGTAAATGAAAAAAGTTCTTCAAATCCAGATGTTTTTTCAGAGTCCTTAGAAGTTTGTGAAGAACTTATATTATCACAATTACCAAATGATGATGTATCTTTTGCAATTGAATTATTAGAACTTCTTGTTACACTTAAAGAATCCTGTTATGTAGAAAATTTTGAATTATTAACATTCAAAGCTTGTGTAGCTATAATGACTGTTTATCCCAAAGAATGTGCTAAATTTATATGCGAACAGTTTTACTTGCCAGTAGATAAATATTCTGTAAATCAACGATTATTTTTCCTTGATATATTGGCAGAATCAGCAAGAAGATTATCAACTATTTCAATTCACGAAAATAAGGAAGATACAATTAATGAACctaaaataaaacaaagaacaagaGAAACTTCGAACAAAGTGTCACTTTTCATTAATACCGAAAAAAGTCAACAATACAAGATACTATACAGTGATGACTTTGATGACTTTGATGACTTTGCAAAGTCGGAAGATCAAATGAAAAATTGGCAGGAAATTGTTGATAGAAGAATTGAATCAAATACAAAAAGATATGCTCATAGTACAAAAGCTCtcaaaacatttaaaaataaatttggaaATGTTGCATCTTCATTTTTTTATCCATTACTTCATGGCTTTGGCAAACAAGATACTTGTTTGAACAGTGGATTACAAATTTTCACAGATcaagaaaatattttactaaTTCGATTTTTGAAAACTTTGTCTACTATAATGATAGCAGCACAGAATTGTTTATTAGCCCCTAAAATGGGAAAAGAAATATTAGAATTATCATGGATTCTGAGATTCCATGATCAAGCAAAAGTTAGAATCGCAGTGATAGAAAATATTGCAGCTGTAGTTATTGCAATACCGAAACATACGATTATAAATGAATTATTTGAAACCATTATTGAAATACGATTGTGGCTTTTAGATCTATCTCAAAATATAATCAGTGGTGATCATGACAAAGAATGTAGAAGTTTAGGTACTAAAGTAGTGTCTTTGATTGATTCTATTATAGGTTCAACAttcaatatataa